In Luteimonas viscosa, the following proteins share a genomic window:
- a CDS encoding phosphopantetheine-binding protein, translated as MPEQTDAERELAELLVESLNLDGVAAAEIDPEAPLFNAGLGLDSIDALELALAVSKRYGFQLRSDNDENRRIFASLRALSEHVQQHRTT; from the coding sequence ATGCCCGAGCAAACCGATGCCGAACGCGAACTCGCCGAACTGCTGGTCGAGAGCCTGAACCTGGACGGCGTGGCGGCGGCGGAGATCGATCCCGAGGCGCCGCTGTTCAACGCCGGGCTGGGGCTGGACTCGATCGACGCGCTGGAACTGGCGCTGGCGGTGAGCAAGCGCTACGGCTTCCAGCTGCGCTCGGACAACGACGAGAACCGGCGCATCTTCGCTTCGCTGCGGGCGTTGTCCGAACACGTCCAGCAGCACCGGACGACGTGA
- a CDS encoding ketosynthase, which translates to MILALQIALAVAYALLAHGASAGGDARLALAALLVLVALVLAQPVLRLRPWALALAAVSSAAAWWLYRQGLATLPLLLVPVVFVALVAWVFGRSLQPGRVPLITRIVSGLDGVSPERLPADVAAYARRLTALWAGVLVLLGLANLVLALLASPGGLLAQVGIAPPWPITHEQWSWLANLLTYGVVGGFFVLEFQWRRHRFPERHQGFVGFLRRLGGLGPAFWRDFLR; encoded by the coding sequence TTGATCCTCGCCCTGCAGATCGCGCTGGCGGTGGCCTATGCGCTGCTCGCGCACGGCGCCAGCGCCGGCGGCGACGCGCGCCTGGCGCTGGCGGCCTTGCTGGTGCTGGTGGCGCTGGTGCTGGCGCAGCCGGTGCTGCGACTGCGGCCCTGGGCGCTCGCGCTGGCGGCGGTTTCTTCCGCGGCGGCGTGGTGGCTGTACCGGCAGGGACTGGCCACCCTGCCGCTGCTGCTGGTGCCGGTGGTGTTCGTGGCGCTGGTGGCCTGGGTGTTCGGGCGCAGCCTGCAGCCGGGGCGGGTGCCGCTGATCACCCGGATCGTGTCGGGGCTAGACGGGGTGTCGCCGGAGCGCCTGCCTGCCGACGTGGCCGCCTATGCACGCCGCCTGACCGCGCTCTGGGCCGGGGTGCTGGTGCTGCTCGGACTGGCCAACCTGGTGCTGGCGCTGCTGGCGAGCCCCGGCGGGCTGCTGGCGCAGGTCGGCATCGCCCCGCCGTGGCCGATCACGCACGAACAGTGGTCGTGGCTCGCCAACCTGCTGACCTACGGCGTGGTCGGTGGGTTCTTCGTGCTGGAATTCCAGTGGCGCCGCCACCGGTTTCCCGAGCGCCACCAGGGGTTCGTCGGCTTCCTGCGCCGCCTCGGCGGCCTCGGGCCGGCGTTCTGGCGCGATTTCCTGCGATGA
- a CDS encoding lysophospholipid acyltransferase family protein, with product MWRVYNTIQFAFTLAWTAGWITLALLLRPFSGPQARLPLRMAARCWAPGLLWGAGARLRVEGLERVDWSKPCLFVANHQSVIDICALFRAIPVPLRFLLKEEMKRVPFVGWYARATGMLFIVRDNARAGAMFRREAAALLARGHRLCLFPEGTRSRNGEVAPFKAGSLQAAIDAGVAVVPVALHGAGRVLPVDGFFRVRPGTIRVRFGTPLPVRDEGRPVARQALAERAQAQVVAMLRELQ from the coding sequence ATGTGGCGGGTATACAACACGATCCAGTTCGCGTTCACGCTGGCCTGGACGGCGGGCTGGATCACGCTGGCGCTGCTGCTGCGTCCGTTCTCCGGTCCGCAGGCACGATTGCCGCTGCGCATGGCCGCGCGCTGCTGGGCGCCGGGTCTGCTGTGGGGGGCAGGGGCGCGGTTGCGGGTGGAGGGGCTGGAGCGCGTCGACTGGTCGAAGCCCTGCCTGTTCGTCGCCAACCACCAGTCGGTGATCGACATCTGCGCCCTGTTCCGCGCGATCCCGGTGCCGCTGCGCTTCCTGCTCAAGGAGGAGATGAAGCGGGTGCCGTTCGTGGGCTGGTATGCCCGCGCCACCGGCATGCTGTTCATCGTCCGCGACAACGCGCGCGCCGGGGCGATGTTCCGCCGCGAGGCGGCGGCGCTGCTGGCACGGGGCCATCGCCTGTGCCTGTTCCCCGAGGGCACCCGCAGCCGCAACGGCGAGGTGGCGCCGTTCAAGGCCGGTTCGCTGCAGGCGGCGATCGATGCCGGGGTCGCCGTGGTGCCGGTGGCGCTGCACGGCGCCGGCCGGGTGCTGCCGGTGGACGGCTTCTTCCGGGTGCGGCCGGGCACGATCCGGGTCCGCTTCGGCACGCCGCTGCCGGTGCGCGACGAAGGCCGGCCGGTGGCGCGCCAGGCGCTGGCCGAACGTGCGCAGGCGCAGGTCGTGGCGATGCTGCGGGAGCTGCAATGA
- a CDS encoding acyltransferase, translating into MSGDWKQRPEGGGRLALWLIRAVACHGGRTLARLLLYPTTLYFLLRRGPERRASIAFLERALGRPARLLDGARHVHTFASTILDRVFLLDETQRRFRVDVRGIDALAAKVDEGRGVLLFGSHLGSFEAMRALSRERPGLKLRVVLDKAHGKALTQMLDALAPEIAAGVIDASQDGPALMLQIQQAAAEGALVALLVDRSLPGQPTVQAPFFGKPAPFPLAPWQMAAVLKLPIVLGFGLYRGGNHYELVFEPCSDGIDLPRGRRGEALGALIRGYAARLEHHARQAPYNWFNFYDFWHVDPSAQQPEPAASGDPQALALAAGVPARDRAVGVGAGRPR; encoded by the coding sequence ATGAGCGGGGACTGGAAACAGCGCCCCGAGGGTGGCGGGCGCCTGGCGCTGTGGCTGATCCGCGCGGTCGCCTGCCACGGCGGGCGCACGCTGGCGCGGCTGCTGCTGTACCCGACCACGCTGTACTTCCTGTTGCGGCGCGGCCCCGAGCGCCGGGCCTCGATCGCCTTTCTCGAACGCGCGCTGGGGCGGCCGGCGCGGCTGCTCGACGGCGCCCGCCACGTGCACACCTTCGCCTCGACCATCCTCGACCGGGTGTTCCTGCTCGACGAGACGCAACGCCGCTTCCGCGTCGACGTGCGCGGGATCGACGCGTTGGCTGCGAAGGTCGACGAGGGCCGCGGCGTGCTGCTGTTCGGCTCGCACCTGGGCAGCTTCGAGGCGATGCGCGCGCTGTCGCGCGAGCGCCCGGGCCTGAAGCTGCGCGTGGTGCTGGACAAGGCGCACGGCAAGGCGCTGACGCAGATGCTCGACGCGCTGGCGCCGGAGATCGCCGCCGGCGTGATCGACGCCAGCCAGGACGGGCCGGCGCTGATGCTGCAGATCCAGCAGGCGGCGGCGGAAGGTGCGCTGGTGGCGCTGCTGGTCGACCGCAGCCTGCCGGGTCAGCCCACGGTCCAGGCGCCGTTCTTCGGCAAGCCGGCGCCGTTCCCGCTGGCGCCGTGGCAGATGGCGGCGGTGCTCAAGCTGCCGATCGTGCTCGGTTTCGGCCTGTACCGCGGCGGCAACCACTACGAGCTCGTGTTCGAGCCCTGCAGCGACGGCATCGACCTGCCGCGCGGGCGCCGCGGCGAGGCGCTGGGCGCGCTTATCCGCGGTTACGCCGCGCGGCTGGAACATCATGCGCGGCAGGCACCCTACAACTGGTTCAACTTCTACGACTTCTGGCATGTCGACCCATCCGCTCAACAACCCGAACCCGCCGCGTCCGGCGATCCGCAAGCGCTGGCGCTGGCTGCCGGCGTGCCTGCTCGCGATCGCGCCGTCGGCGTGGGCGCAGGCCGGCCCCGATAG